One Mycobacterium paraseoulense genomic window, TCAGCTGATCGTATTGGTTGCCCTCAGTTCACGCGCCTAGCGGACCTGCGCCCGCCCGCGCTGCAGCACCGCCTCGCGGTTGGCGGCGATGTCGTCGCCGCTGGTCCGGAACTGGCGGGCGGCCGTCGCTTCGAGCCACAGCCCCGCACCGGTCTGCGCATCGTCGATGCGGTGGTAGGAGGCCAGCAGCGCGCGCACCGCGTCCTGGTTGTTCCCGACGATCGACGCCGCCACTGCGCGGGCGGCGCTCAGCAGCCGGTCGTGCGGCACCACCTCGGTCACCAGCCCGGCGCGCAGCGCGTCGGCGGCGGACAGGTAGTCCCCGGTCATGCTCATCCGCCGGGCCAGGCCGACGCCCACCTTCTGCGGCAACCGCACGCTCAGCCCCCAGGTGGGCAGCAGGCCCACCCGGGCGTGGGTGTCGGCGAACCGGGCGTTCTCCGAGGCGATCAGGATGTCGCAGTACAGGGCGAGCTCCAGCCCGCCGGTCACCGCGGCGCCGTTGATGGCACCGATGACCGGCTTGCTCAGTGGTGGCCAGCGCGGGGAGATGTCCGGAAGCGCCGAGGAACCCCCCAACTCCTTGAGGTCCAGGCCCGCGCAGAACACCGGGTCGGTGCCGGTGACGATGATGACGTCCACGTCGTCGTCGGTTTCGGCGTCGGCCAGGGCCCCGAAGAACCGGTCCCGCAGCGCCGAAGACAGCGCGTTGCGGGACTGGGGCCGGTTGAGGGTCAGGGTGCGCACCCGCTCGTCGGTGTCGATCAGCAGGATGTCGTCGCTCATGAGATCACCGTAAAGGGTCGCCGGCCGCGCCTATCGTTGAGGCATGTGCCGGAACATCACCGAGTTGCGCGGGCTTCAGCCGGCGGCCACCCCCGAGGAGATCGCGGCGGCGGCGCGCCAATATGTGCGCAAGGTCAGCGGGATCACCCGACCCTCGGCGGCGAACGCCGAGGCCTTCGAGGCGGCGGTGGCCGACGTCACCGAGGCGACGACGCGGTTGCTCGCGACCCTGCCCGCGCGGCGGCAGCCGCCCAAGACCGTCCCGCCCCTGCGCCGGCCCGAGGTGGCCGCCCGGCTGGCCGGCGCGCAATGACGCACACCGCGACGATGCCCGCGCTCAAGGAGTGGAGCGCGGCCGTGCACGCCCTGCTGGACGGCCGCCAGCGGGTGCTGCTGCGCAAGGGCGGCATCGGGGAGAAGCGGTTCGAACTGGCCGCCCGCGAGTTCCTGTTGTTCCCGACCGTCGCGCACAGCCACGCGGAGCGCGTCCGGCCCGAGCATCGCGATCTGCTGGAAGCGGCCGCCGCCGACAGCACCGACGATCGCTTGGTGCTCCGAGCGGCCGCGAAAGTCGTTGCGGCGGTGGAGGTTGACCGGCCCGACGGCCTCGCGGCGATCGAGGATCTGCACATCTGGACCGCCGAGTCGGTGCGGGCCGACCGGCTCGACTTCCGCCCCAAGCGCAAACTGGCCGTGCTGGTGGTGTCGGTGCACCCGCTGGCCGAGCCGGTGGAGATCGCCCGGACCCCCGACCACGGCGGGTGCAAGAGCTGGGTGGAGCTGCCGGTGCACGCGCCGTTGGGGCCGCCGATGTGCGACCCCGTTCATGACGAGGCCGCGCTAGCCGAGGTCGCCGCCCGCGTCCGCCGCGCCGTTGCCTGACAGGTCACCCGGGCCGACGGGCAGCAGCAACCGGGAGCGCCCGTAGCGCACGGTGTGGGTGACCGGCTTCGATTGCCGGCCGGTCAAGGTCGGCTCGCCGGTGCCCAGGTTGCGCGCGTAGCGGGGAAACCAGCTGCCGGCGATCAGCACGCGGATGCGTGAGCCGGCGCGGAAGCGGTGGGCGATGCCGTCGAGTTCGACCCGGACGGTCTTCCTCGAGTTCTTGGCGATCGCCCCGAGCCTCCGGTAGCCGTCGCTGACGTTCGTCGACCGGCCCTTGGCGTCGACCTCGCTCACCCGCACGAACAGGTCGGCATGCGGGTTGTCCGTGCCGTGCGCCAGCTCGACGGCCGGGCTGCCGTAGACGCACACGTCGTGGGTGAGGGTCA contains:
- a CDS encoding DUF1802 family protein; its protein translation is MTHTATMPALKEWSAAVHALLDGRQRVLLRKGGIGEKRFELAAREFLLFPTVAHSHAERVRPEHRDLLEAAAADSTDDRLVLRAAAKVVAAVEVDRPDGLAAIEDLHIWTAESVRADRLDFRPKRKLAVLVVSVHPLAEPVEIARTPDHGGCKSWVELPVHAPLGPPMCDPVHDEAALAEVAARVRRAVA
- a CDS encoding enoyl-CoA hydratase, encoding MSDDILLIDTDERVRTLTLNRPQSRNALSSALRDRFFGALADAETDDDVDVIIVTGTDPVFCAGLDLKELGGSSALPDISPRWPPLSKPVIGAINGAAVTGGLELALYCDILIASENARFADTHARVGLLPTWGLSVRLPQKVGVGLARRMSMTGDYLSAADALRAGLVTEVVPHDRLLSAARAVAASIVGNNQDAVRALLASYHRIDDAQTGAGLWLEATAARQFRTSGDDIAANREAVLQRGRAQVR
- a CDS encoding DUF2277 domain-containing protein encodes the protein MCRNITELRGLQPAATPEEIAAAARQYVRKVSGITRPSAANAEAFEAAVADVTEATTRLLATLPARRQPPKTVPPLRRPEVAARLAGAQ